The sequence GGCGCGACGCCGAAGAAGATCGAGCCGCAGACGAACACGCCGCCGATGATGAAACACCAGAAGCCGTAGGCGGACAGCCGCGGGAACGGCAGATCCCGCGCCCCGAGCATCTGCGGCAGGATTAGGATCGAGAAGGCCTCGAAGATCGGCACGCCGAACAAAAACATCATCACCGAGCCGTGCAGCGTGAAGACCTGGTTGTAGGTGTCGGCGGACAGCAGGTCGTTGTTCGGCACCGCAAGCTGAGCGCGGATCAGCATCGCCAGCACGCCGGCGAACAGGAAAAACAGGAAAGAGACTCCGGTGTACCAGAGCCCGACCTCGGTGTTGTTCACCGCCGACCAGTAGCGCCATCCGGTGGGCGTCTTCCAGGCCGCGGCCAGGCGTTCGGCCTGCGCCTTGGCGCGGGCCTCCTCCTGTGGGTCGCGGTACTCGATCGGCTCGCTCATTGGAGTCCGCTCAGGTAGTGCGCCATGGCGTTGAGCTGCGCCTCGGGCAGCATGCCGAACGCGGGCATCTTCACATCAGGCTTGATGGCGCTGCTGTGGCCGATCCAGCGCTCGAAGGCGTCGACATCGGCCGGCAGCGTGCCGGCAGCCAGGCTCAGGCGGCTGCCGACGTGGGTCAGGTCGGGCCCGACCGTGCCGTCGGCTTCGGTGCCGCGCACCTGATGACAGGCACCGCAGCCGTTGGCCAGAAAGGCCTGCTGACCGGCCTGCTGCAATTCGTCAGCGGGTCGCTGCGCCGGTTCAGCCTGCTCGGCGAGCCATCGATCGAAGGCCTCCCGCGTCATCACCACCACGGCGAAGTTCATCAGCGCGTGTGAGGTGCCGCAATATTCGGCGCAGGCGCCGCGGAAGGTGCCGGTCTCGGTCGGCTCCAGCACCAGTTGATTGGTGCGACCGGGGATCATGTCGACCTTGCCGCCCAGCGAAGGAATCCAGAACGAGTGAATCACGTCCGGGCTGGTCAGGCTGAAGGCCACCCGCTCGCCCACCGGCAGGCGAACCTCATTGGCCAGCTCCACCGCCTCACCCGTCGCGGTCCGGTAGCGCACCCGCCACCACCATTGCTCGCCCGACACATCGATCCGCAGGGCGACGTTTTCGGAAGAGCTCAACTGCGGCATCAGCATCAGCCCGTAGACGAGCAGCCCGGTCAGCAGCACCACCGGAAAGATCACGCCGCCGCCGATGATCAACCAGCGCGCACCCCGAATGCTGTGTGCTTCGGGGTGCGCATGGGTGGCGTACAGGGCAATGCCCATCACCACCAGCCAGATCGCCAGCGCACCGCCAGCCAGCCACCAGAACAGCGTGGCGATGCTTTGCGCACCGGTGCCGGCCGGGGCGAGAGCCGATTGCTGCCCGTCACAGCCCGCCAGCGTCAGCAGTGCTAGCCCGAGGCTGGCGCCGGACAGCGGGACAAGTAGATGGCTGTGGATGGATGGCATGGGCCGCCTCGCTGGAGTATCAAGGGTTGTGACCCTTCGCGGTCGCAAAAGGTTGGCCAATGACCGATTCCACCTTCTGCGGGACCCTCTCGCCGCTGCGCTGGTCCTATGCATGAGCCGGAAATATGGGAGAGGAGATCATGGAGACCGAGCGCTACCCGCGACGCTATGTGCTAGGCCTGGCCGGCCTGTTTCTGCTGTTCTGGGCGGCCCTGGCGATTGCCCCCTACGACCGCCACGACTGGTTGCTGGAAAACATGCTGGTGTTCGGACTGGTCGCCGCCTTGCTGCTGGGCCACCGTCACTACTCACCCTCGCCCAGCGCCGCGACGCTGATCTTCCTGTACCTGTGCATCCATCAGCTCGGGGCTCACTACACCTACGCCCATGTGCCCTACGACGCCTGGTGGCAGGCCCTGACTGGCGAGAGCCTGAACCGCCAACTGGGCTGGGATCGCAACCAGTACGATCGCCTGGCGCACTTCAGCTACGGCCTGTTGCTGGCCTATCCGATACGCGAGGTACTGATCCGCCTCGGTCTACGCCCCGGCCTGTGGAGCCTGGTGCTGCCGGTGGACATCGTGCTTTCGACCTCGGCGGTCTACGAGCTGATCGAATGGATCGGCGGCGAAATGCTCGGCGACGGACTGGGCCGTACCTTTCTCGCCACGCAGCATGATCGTTGGGACCCGCAGAAAGACATGGCGGTGGCGGTGGTCGGCGCGCTGATCGCCATGCTCGCCACCGCAGTGCTCGTCAGGACGCGCCATGTCAACGCTGGCGCGGGCAGCCAGGCGAACGCCCAGGCTTAGGTCAGGGCCGTTCCGGGCTGCCGAGGTGCTCGCCAGCCTCGGGCACCTCGGGATCGGTGGTCACGCCGATCCGGCGCAGATACCACTGGTACGCCAGGGACGAACAGCCCCAGCCCAGCAGGACGCCCAGCGTGTTGGCCAGCATGTCGCCGAAAGACGGCTCACGATTGGGCAGGAATTCCTGCCCCATCTCGATCAGAAAGGCCACGCTCAGGCTCGCGGCGATCGACCAGAACAAGCGCCACTGTGGAAAGGCCAGGCGCAGCGAAAACATCAGCGCGGCAAAGCCGAGCATGTGATGCAGCTTGTCCTGCTGGTCGAAAACCTGCGGGACCGGCTCGGGGCGCAGCCCGCTGAAGATGATGATCGCCATGACCGCGATGAACGGCAGCAAGCGCAAGTAATTCATAGGCAAGCGATAGCCTCGCTGAATCGGAGAAAAAACCGGGATGGATGGCAGGGCCCGAAGCGCGGGCGTGCTGAAGACAGCGGCAAAGGCGGCGTAAGATAGCAGCCTTCGCCGAGCGTACCGAGCATAACCGTCGGCGTGCACGCTATGGAGGGTCAAAGCGATCGATAGTTCGTATGCACCTGAAAAACATCCGACCAGGCCGACCAACTGCCGCCGCATGCGGCCGGAACGGCCAAACGTAACCGCGCCATCGAGGTCGAACTGATAGCATCAGGTCATATCGCGACGATCGGCGCCTGTACCGCTCACGCCCTCTGCACTTAGGGATACCAACTTGACGCACCCCACTTCGCTGGCCGGCAGTCTGCAGCGACAACCCGCCCAAGACGCCGGCGCCGCCACGCTCAGTGTGAAAGGTGACTGGACGCTGCAGCATTATGCGGCGCTGCGCGGCGAGGTCGAGCGAGCGCGCCGCCAGGTGTCCGACGCCGATCAGGTCGAACTCGATGCCATGGGCGAGCTGGATACGGCCGGCGCCGGGTTGCTGGTCGAGTTGCTCGGTCCGGCTCGGGTCGCCCGCCTCGACGAATGGGCTCCGCAGCTGGCCAGCGAACGCCAGGCGCTGCTGCGGACCGTCGCCGCCGCGCTGGACCAGCCCGAAGCCGAGCAGGCACCGGAAACCAATGGCCTGGCCGACGTCCTGGCCCACATCGGTCGCACCGTGGCGGGCGTCTGGAACCAGCAGCGCACCCTGCTCGGCTTCATCGGCCTGACCCTGCAGACACTGGTCATGCAGCTGCCCCGCCCGCGACGCTGGCGCATTACCGCGCTGGTCGCGCAGATCGAGCAGACCGGGCTCGACGCGATCCCCATCGTCGCCCTGCTGACCTTTCTCGTTGGCGCCGTCGTGGCCTTTCTCGGCGCCACGGTGCTGGCCGATTTCGGCGCGACCATCTACACCGTCAACCTGGTGGCTTTCTCCTTCCTGCGCGAGTTCGGCGTGCTGCTGGCCGCGATCCTGCTCGCCGGGCGCACTGCCAGCGCTTTCGCCGCGCAGATCGGCGCGATGAAGTCCAACGAGGAGATCGACGCCATCCGCACCCTGGGGCTGAGCCCGGTGGAGCTGCTGGTCCTGCCGCGGGTACTGGCGATGCTGATCACCCTGCCGATCCTGACCTTTATCGGCATGCTCAGCGGCATCGCCGGCGGGCTGGTGGTCTGCTCGCTGGCGCTGGACATCTCGCCGACCATGTTCTTCACCATCCTGCAGCGTGACATTCCGCTCAACCACTTCCTGGTCGGCCTCGGCAAAGCGCCGGTGTTCGCCTTCCTGATCGCGGTGATCGGCTGTCTGGAGGGCTTCAAGGCCAGCGGCAGCGCGCAATCGGTGGGCGAACACACCACTTCCAGCGTGGTGCAGTCGATCTTCATGGTGATCCTGTTCGATGCCGTGGCTGCACTGTTCTTCATGGAGATGGGCTGGTGAGCGCCGACGATCCCGTGATCCAGGTTCGCGGCCTGGTCAACCGCTTCGGCAAGCAGGCGGTCCACGTCAACCTCGACCTGGACATTCGCCGCGGCGAAATCCTCGGCGTGGTCGGCGGCTCCGGCACCGGCAAGTCGGTGCTGTTGCGCAGCATCGTCGGCCTGCGCCGGCCCAACGCCGGCAGCGTCAAGGTATTCGGCGAAAACCTGCTGAAACTCTCGACCCAGCGGCGCTCGGAAGTCGAACGGCGCTTCGGCGTGCTGTTTCAGGGCGGTGCATTGTTCACTTCGCTCAACCTGCAGGAAAACGTTGCCCTGCCGCTGATCGAGCACGCCGGCCTCAGGCGCGCCGATGCCGAGCACCTGGCACGGCAGAAGCTGGCGCTCGCCGGCCTGCCACCGGAGGCGGCCTGCAAATATCCCGACGAGCTTTCCGGCGGTATGGTCAAACGCGCCGCCCTGGCCCGGGCGCTGGCGCTGGACCCGGAGGTGCTGTTTCTCGACGAGCCCACCGCCGGCCTCGACCCCATCGGGGCGGCGGCCTTCGACCAATTGATCCTGACCCTGCGCGATGCCCTGGGCTTCAGCGTGTTTCTGGTGACTCACGACCTGGATACGCTCTACACCATCTGTGACCGCGTCGCGGTGCTGTCACAGAAACGCGTGCTGGTGGTCGACACCCTCGAGAGGGTCGCCGCCACCGACGATCCCTGGATCCGCGAATACTTTCACGGCCCACGTGGCCGCGCCGCGCAGGATGCTGCGCTGAAGCTGGAGATGCCCTGAGATGGAAACCCGTGCCCATCATGTACTGATCGGACTGTTCACCGTGGTCGCGGTCGGCTGCGCGCTGCTGTTCGCCCTCTGGCTGGGCAAGTCCAGCATGGACCGCGAATACAGCTACTACGACATTGGCTTCAGCCAGGCCGTCAGCGGCCTGTCGAGCGGCAGTTCGGTGGAGTACAGCGGCATCAAGGTCGGCGATGTCGTCCAGCTGTGGCTGGAGCCGGACGATCCGCGCAAGGTCCGCGCGCGCATCCGGGTCTATGGCGGTACCCCGATCAAGTCCGATACCCAGGCGCGCCTGGCCCTGGCCAACATCACCGGCAGCATGGTCATCCAGCTGCACGGCGGCACCCCGGAAAGCCCGCGTCTCAAGGGCGATCCGGACAACCCGCCGCTGATCGTCGCCGACCCTTCTTCACTCAGCGCGCTGCTGGAGAACGGCGAAGACCTGATGAGCAACATCAACAATCTGTTGCTCAGCGCCAACCAGATCTTTTCCGAAGAGAACACCACTCGCCTGAGCCGTACGCTGGAGCACCTGGAACAGGCCACCAGCGTGCTGTCCGACCAACGCGGCGACCTGGCGCAGACGCTGCAGCAGTTCAACCAGCTGAGCCAGCAGGCCAACACGGTGATGGGTGAGCTGTCGAGCCTGGCGCGCAACGCCAACGGGCTGCTCGACGAGCAGGGCCGCAGCGTGCTGGACAGCGCGGCACACTCGATGAAAGCGCTGGACCGCACCACCGCGCGCCTGGATACGCTGCTCGAGGACAACCAGGGCGCTCTGAACAACGGCATGCAGGGCTTCAACGAACTGGGCCCGGCGATCAACGAACTGCGTACCACCCTGGGCGCGCTGCGTCGGGTCACCCAGCGTCTGGAAGACAACCCCAGCGGCTTCCTGCTCGGCCGCGACAAACTGCAGGAGTTCAACCCATGAGCCTTCGCCATTCCCTGTCGCGCTTCGCGCTGCTCGGGCTGTTCAGCCTGCTCGCGGCCTGTTCGGTGCTACCCGAAGCCGAGACCTTGCGGATCTTCCTGTTGCCGACCGCCCCGGTCGAGCCTCAGGCCAGCGAGCCGACCCGGCAACAGGCGCTGCGCATCAACACGCCGCAAGCCAGCCGCATCCTCGCCAGCCAGCGCATCGCCGTGGTCCCGCAAGGCAACGAGATCAGCGCCTATGGTGGCGCACGCTGGAGCGATGCCGCTCCGGTGTTGCTGCGTGACCGCCTCATCGAGGCCTTCCAGCGTGACGGCCGGATGCCGTCGGTGAGCAACGAAGACGCCAATCTCTATGCCGACTACAGCCTGCACAGCGATCTGCGCGCCTTCCAGAGCGTCTATGTCGACGGCAAGCCGGTGAAGCCGGTGGTGCTGATCACCCTCGACACCCGCCTGGTCGACCGCAACACCCAGCACACGCTGGCCAACCGGCGTTTCGAGGTCCGCCAGCCGGCAAGCGACACAGGCATCGAGCAGGTGGTGGAGGCGTTCGGCAAGGCCAGTGACCGGCTCAGCCGCGAGGTGGTCGACTGGACGCTGGCCAATACCCAGCAGTAAACCGAGCAAATTCGCTGATCGTGGTGGTTACTCGCAGCAAAATTGATCCAGGTAGGCATTGGCGTAACCTTTAACGCCTAACATGGTGCCCGGACCATCGCTGCGGGAGCCATTCATGAGTCAGCCATCCAGCCGAACCCTGTTCAAGGCCCTGGCCGTTCTGGCCACGCTCGTCGTGGTCGGCCTGGTGCTGTGGAATGAACTACGCCCCAGCGGCCTGGGCGAGGGCTTCGCGGCGGGCAACGGGCGCATCGAAGCCACCGAGATCGACGTGGCCACCAAGAGCCCGGGCCGAGTGCTGGAGATCCTCGTCGACGAAGGCGATTTCGTTCAGCCCGGCCAGGTCCTGGCGCGCATGGACACCGAGGTATTGCAGGCGCAGCTCAACCAGGCGCGGGCGCAGCTTCGCCAGGGCGAGAATGCCATCCTCACGGCGCAGGCCCTGGTCGCCCAGCGCGAAAGCGAGAAAGCCGCGGCCGAAGCCGGAGTGGCCCAGCGCCAGGCCGAGCTGACCGCCGCCCGCAAGCGCTATCAACGCACCGAAACCCTGGTGGCGCGTAACGCCATGCCACGCCAGCAGCTCGACGATCATCTGGCCGCCATGCAAAGCGCCGAGGCTGCGCTGGCGGCGGCGCGCTCCCAGGTCCTTTCGGCGACGGCGGGTATCGCCGCGGCGCGCTCGCAGGTCATCGAGGCGCAATCGGCGGTCGAGGCGGCACAGGCCGGCGTCGATCGGCTGCAAGCGGATATCCGTGACAGCGAGCTGAAAAGCGACCGCCTGGCGCGGGTCCAGTATCGGGTGGCGCAACCCGGCGAAGTCCTCGGTGCGGGCGGCAGGCTGCTCAATCTGGTCGACCTGGCCGACGTCTACATGACCTTTTTCCTGCCCGAGCGCCAGGCCGGCCGCGTGGCCATCGGCGCGGAGGCGCGCCTGGTGGTCGATGCGGCGCCGCAATACGTGATACCGGCGCGGATCAGCTACGTTGCCAGCGTGGCGCAGTTCACCCCCAAGACGGTGGAGACCGAAAGCGAGCGCGAGAAGTTGATGTTCCGGGTCAAGGCGCGGATCGATCCGCAGCTGCTCAAACGCCACATGGAGCAGGTCAAGACCGGCCTGCCGGGCATGGCCTATCTCAAGCTGGACGCCGATGCGCAGTGGCCGGACCAGTTGCAGATCAACGTCACGCCATGAGCGCGCCGCTCGAACCGGTCGTCGAGGTCGCCGGGGTCAGCCTGCAATACGGTAAGACCCGTGCGCTGGATGACCTCAGCCTGAGCCTGCCGGCGCAACGCATGGTCGGCCTGATCGGCCCGGACGGCGTCGGCAAATCCAGCCTGCTGGCCCTGATCGCCGGCGCTCGCAAACTTCAGCAGGGCTCGATACGGGTGCTTGGCGGCGACATCGGCGATCCTGCGCATCGTCGCACGGTCTGCCCGCGCATCGCCTACATGCCGCAAGGTCTGGGCAAGAATCTCTATCCGACACTCACGGTGTTCGAGAACCTCGAGTTCTTTGGCCGCCTGTTCGGCCAGGCCGCCGACGAGCGTCGCTGGCGCATCGCCGAGCTGACGCGCAGCACGGGCCTGGCGCCCTTCGTCGACCGTCCGGCCGGCAAGCTGTCCGGCGGCATGAAGCAGAAGCTCGGCCTATGCTGCGCGCTGATTCACGATCCCGACCTGCTGATCCTCGACGAGCCCACCACGGGCGTCGACCCGCTCTCGCGAGCCCAGTTCTGGGAGCTGATCGGGCGCATCCGCGCCGACCGCCCGCAGATGAGCGTACTGGTGGCCACCGCCTACATGGACGAAGCGCAGCGCTTCGATCACTTGGTGGCCATGGACGCAGGGCAAGTGCTGGCCACCGGTAGCCCGGACGAGTTGCTGGCGCGCACGGCCAGCGACACCCTCGAGCAAGCCTTCATCCGCCTGCTGCCGGAGGCCAAGCGCAGCCGTCACCAGGCGCTGCAGATCCCTGCGCGTGAGCACAGCGAGGGCATCGCCATCGAAGCCCACGACCTGACCATGCGGTTCGGTGATTTCGTCGCGGTGGACCGGGTCAACTTCCGCATTGAGCGTGGCGAAATCTTCGGCTTCCTCGGCTCCAACGGCTGCGGCAAGAGCACCACGATGAAAATGCTCACCGGTCTGTTGCCCGCCAGCGCAGGCGATGCCCTGCTGTTCGGCAAGCCGGTGGACCCGCGCGACATGCGGACCCGCCAGCGCGTCGGCTACATGTCCCAGGGTTTCTCGCTGTACAGCGAACTGACCGTGCGGCAGAACCTGGATCTGCATGCGCGGCTGTTCCATCTGCCGGTCGCCGAGCGCCAGCCGCGGGTCCAGGCCATGCTCGAGCGTTTCGACCTGATCAGCGACGCCGACAGCCTGCCGGACGCCCTGCCGCTGGGCGTACGCCAGCGCCTGTCGCTGGCGGTCGCCGTGCTGCACAAGCCGGAGATCCTGATCCTCGACGAGCCCACCTCGGGCGTCGATCCCA comes from Stutzerimonas stutzeri and encodes:
- the coxB gene encoding cytochrome c oxidase subunit II, whose translation is MPSIHSHLLVPLSGASLGLALLTLAGCDGQQSALAPAGTGAQSIATLFWWLAGGALAIWLVVMGIALYATHAHPEAHSIRGARWLIIGGGVIFPVVLLTGLLVYGLMLMPQLSSSENVALRIDVSGEQWWWRVRYRTATGEAVELANEVRLPVGERVAFSLTSPDVIHSFWIPSLGGKVDMIPGRTNQLVLEPTETGTFRGACAEYCGTSHALMNFAVVVMTREAFDRWLAEQAEPAQRPADELQQAGQQAFLANGCGACHQVRGTEADGTVGPDLTHVGSRLSLAAGTLPADVDAFERWIGHSSAIKPDVKMPAFGMLPEAQLNAMAHYLSGLQ
- a CDS encoding DUF2238 domain-containing protein, with protein sequence MGEEIMETERYPRRYVLGLAGLFLLFWAALAIAPYDRHDWLLENMLVFGLVAALLLGHRHYSPSPSAATLIFLYLCIHQLGAHYTYAHVPYDAWWQALTGESLNRQLGWDRNQYDRLAHFSYGLLLAYPIREVLIRLGLRPGLWSLVLPVDIVLSTSAVYELIEWIGGEMLGDGLGRTFLATQHDRWDPQKDMAVAVVGALIAMLATAVLVRTRHVNAGAGSQANAQA
- a CDS encoding VanZ family protein; amino-acid sequence: MNYLRLLPFIAVMAIIIFSGLRPEPVPQVFDQQDKLHHMLGFAALMFSLRLAFPQWRLFWSIAASLSVAFLIEMGQEFLPNREPSFGDMLANTLGVLLGWGCSSLAYQWYLRRIGVTTDPEVPEAGEHLGSPERP
- a CDS encoding ABC transporter permease — encoded protein: MQRQPAQDAGAATLSVKGDWTLQHYAALRGEVERARRQVSDADQVELDAMGELDTAGAGLLVELLGPARVARLDEWAPQLASERQALLRTVAAALDQPEAEQAPETNGLADVLAHIGRTVAGVWNQQRTLLGFIGLTLQTLVMQLPRPRRWRITALVAQIEQTGLDAIPIVALLTFLVGAVVAFLGATVLADFGATIYTVNLVAFSFLREFGVLLAAILLAGRTASAFAAQIGAMKSNEEIDAIRTLGLSPVELLVLPRVLAMLITLPILTFIGMLSGIAGGLVVCSLALDISPTMFFTILQRDIPLNHFLVGLGKAPVFAFLIAVIGCLEGFKASGSAQSVGEHTTSSVVQSIFMVILFDAVAALFFMEMGW
- a CDS encoding ABC transporter ATP-binding protein translates to MSADDPVIQVRGLVNRFGKQAVHVNLDLDIRRGEILGVVGGSGTGKSVLLRSIVGLRRPNAGSVKVFGENLLKLSTQRRSEVERRFGVLFQGGALFTSLNLQENVALPLIEHAGLRRADAEHLARQKLALAGLPPEAACKYPDELSGGMVKRAALARALALDPEVLFLDEPTAGLDPIGAAAFDQLILTLRDALGFSVFLVTHDLDTLYTICDRVAVLSQKRVLVVDTLERVAATDDPWIREYFHGPRGRAAQDAALKLEMP
- a CDS encoding MlaD family protein gives rise to the protein METRAHHVLIGLFTVVAVGCALLFALWLGKSSMDREYSYYDIGFSQAVSGLSSGSSVEYSGIKVGDVVQLWLEPDDPRKVRARIRVYGGTPIKSDTQARLALANITGSMVIQLHGGTPESPRLKGDPDNPPLIVADPSSLSALLENGEDLMSNINNLLLSANQIFSEENTTRLSRTLEHLEQATSVLSDQRGDLAQTLQQFNQLSQQANTVMGELSSLARNANGLLDEQGRSVLDSAAHSMKALDRTTARLDTLLEDNQGALNNGMQGFNELGPAINELRTTLGALRRVTQRLEDNPSGFLLGRDKLQEFNP
- a CDS encoding ABC-type transport auxiliary lipoprotein family protein, giving the protein MSLRHSLSRFALLGLFSLLAACSVLPEAETLRIFLLPTAPVEPQASEPTRQQALRINTPQASRILASQRIAVVPQGNEISAYGGARWSDAAPVLLRDRLIEAFQRDGRMPSVSNEDANLYADYSLHSDLRAFQSVYVDGKPVKPVVLITLDTRLVDRNTQHTLANRRFEVRQPASDTGIEQVVEAFGKASDRLSREVVDWTLANTQQ
- a CDS encoding HlyD family secretion protein encodes the protein MSQPSSRTLFKALAVLATLVVVGLVLWNELRPSGLGEGFAAGNGRIEATEIDVATKSPGRVLEILVDEGDFVQPGQVLARMDTEVLQAQLNQARAQLRQGENAILTAQALVAQRESEKAAAEAGVAQRQAELTAARKRYQRTETLVARNAMPRQQLDDHLAAMQSAEAALAAARSQVLSATAGIAAARSQVIEAQSAVEAAQAGVDRLQADIRDSELKSDRLARVQYRVAQPGEVLGAGGRLLNLVDLADVYMTFFLPERQAGRVAIGAEARLVVDAAPQYVIPARISYVASVAQFTPKTVETESEREKLMFRVKARIDPQLLKRHMEQVKTGLPGMAYLKLDADAQWPDQLQINVTP